A single genomic interval of Chryseobacterium paludis harbors:
- the glgB gene encoding 1,4-alpha-glucan branching protein GlgB, which yields MNSVKTYTLFTDHDVYLFKEGKHYKLYDKFGAHSVEKDGVQGVYFSVWAPNSKKVSVIGNFNKWNHKEHILYPRWDGSGIWEGFIEGLTWGTLYKYAIETTYGEILEKSDPYALSWEQNLQAASLISTTWYEWQDKDWMSSRWKVNSLDAPISVYEMHLGSWVREEDNPEKFLNYRDIAKKLVPYLKEMGFTHVEFMPIMEFPYDPSWGYQITGFYAATSRFGSPQDLMYLIDELHQNEIGVILDWVPSHFPGDANGLHRFDGSFLYEHEDPRKGFHPDWKSYIFNYGRNEVKSFLISNAMFWLERYHADGLRVDAVTSMLHLDYSRNEGEWEPNKYGGNVNLEAKLFLQEFNTAVYKEFGDTIITIAEESSDFPLLTKPVHDGGVGFGMKWMMGWMHDTLDYFKLDPINRKSNHHKLTFASMYMYNENYMMPLSHDEVVHGKASLIYKMPGDEWQKFANLRTLFVYMYTHPGAKLLFMGDEFGQTSEWNFKQSLDWHLLQYPVHKGLQTLIKDLNHVYRYESAFYENQFNSKGFEWVEANDQDNSVYIYLRKGKRRDDIFMVVLNLTPRILDYKIGVNEGTHWEVIFNSDDARYHGGGINPEVLKEEYEEWMSRPKSITLKLPPLAGLILKQRKDKKYKLHRIKLHKK from the coding sequence ATGAACTCTGTTAAAACATATACACTTTTTACGGATCATGATGTTTATCTTTTTAAAGAAGGTAAACATTATAAGCTCTATGATAAATTTGGAGCGCATTCCGTAGAAAAGGACGGAGTACAGGGAGTTTATTTTTCGGTTTGGGCACCGAATTCAAAAAAAGTTTCTGTGATTGGAAATTTTAACAAGTGGAACCATAAGGAACATATTTTATATCCTCGCTGGGATGGATCGGGCATTTGGGAAGGATTTATCGAAGGGCTCACCTGGGGAACTTTATATAAGTACGCTATAGAGACAACCTATGGGGAGATTCTGGAGAAAAGTGATCCTTATGCATTAAGCTGGGAGCAAAATTTGCAGGCTGCATCATTAATATCTACAACATGGTATGAATGGCAGGATAAGGATTGGATGAGCAGCCGGTGGAAAGTGAACAGTTTAGACGCTCCAATCTCAGTATATGAGATGCATCTAGGTTCTTGGGTAAGAGAAGAAGATAATCCGGAAAAGTTTTTAAATTATCGGGACATAGCTAAAAAGCTAGTACCTTATCTCAAAGAAATGGGTTTTACTCATGTTGAATTTATGCCCATAATGGAATTTCCTTACGATCCGAGTTGGGGTTATCAGATTACGGGTTTTTATGCGGCAACATCCCGGTTTGGCTCTCCTCAGGATTTAATGTATCTGATTGATGAGCTTCATCAGAATGAGATAGGTGTTATTTTAGACTGGGTACCCTCTCATTTTCCCGGAGATGCTAACGGTTTGCATCGTTTTGACGGTTCTTTTTTATATGAACATGAAGATCCAAGGAAAGGGTTTCATCCTGACTGGAAATCTTATATTTTTAATTATGGAAGGAATGAAGTTAAGTCATTTTTAATTTCAAATGCCATGTTTTGGCTGGAAAGATATCATGCTGATGGATTGCGGGTGGATGCAGTGACTTCGATGCTTCATTTGGATTATTCCCGAAATGAAGGGGAATGGGAACCCAATAAATATGGTGGAAATGTAAATCTTGAAGCAAAATTATTTCTTCAGGAATTTAATACTGCTGTGTATAAAGAATTCGGAGATACTATTATAACCATTGCTGAAGAAAGCTCAGACTTTCCTTTACTTACAAAACCTGTACATGATGGGGGAGTTGGTTTTGGAATGAAATGGATGATGGGCTGGATGCATGATACATTGGATTATTTCAAACTAGATCCTATAAACAGAAAAAGCAATCATCATAAACTGACCTTTGCTTCTATGTATATGTATAATGAAAATTATATGATGCCTTTATCTCACGATGAAGTTGTACACGGAAAGGCGAGTCTTATTTATAAAATGCCGGGTGATGAATGGCAGAAGTTTGCTAATCTTCGTACATTGTTTGTGTATATGTATACACATCCGGGAGCAAAATTGCTTTTTATGGGTGATGAATTTGGACAAACCAGTGAATGGAATTTTAAACAGAGTTTGGATTGGCATTTACTACAATACCCTGTACACAAAGGATTGCAAACCCTGATAAAGGATCTTAATCATGTTTACAGATATGAATCTGCCTTTTATGAAAATCAATTTAATTCTAAAGGGTTTGAATGGGTAGAAGCAAATGATCAGGATAACTCTGTCTATATATATTTAAGAAAAGGAAAAAGGAGAGATGATATTTTCATGGTCGTTCTCAATCTTACGCCACGTATTTTAGATTATAAGATTGGAGTAAATGAAGGAACGCACTGGGAAGTTATTTTTAATTCTGATGATGCAAGGTATCATGGTGGAGGGATTAATCCTGAAGTTCTGAAAGAAGAATATGAAGAATGGATGAGCAGGCCAAAATCAATAACTTTAAAATTACCCCCATTAGCAGGGTTAATTTTAAAACAGAGAAAAGATAAAAAGTATAAATTACATAGAATTAAATTACATAAAAAGTAA
- a CDS encoding alpha/beta hydrolase-fold protein, producing the protein MKFKLYTDESDERTVYVTGNFNNWNPKDSRYKLELTDPNNYFIDIADEILPSDIEYKFTKGGWENVELDKYGNITPNRKVKKASGEVSDTVEKWRLNWGPFKDEFFPIVEIISEEFYIPQLDRHRKVWALLPYDYYISNKSYPVLYLQDAQNLFNEGSEYGNWEIDKKLSILAEYGRGDVIIIAIEHGSEERIKEYIFDNDHVAHGSEGKKYIRFITDTLKPFVDEQYRTKKDRENTGIGGSSLGALISIYSGFLYPEVYSKLLIFSPSLWVEPNNNFPMMNFRVPFKTKIYLYGGGQEGAKMVKRIHVFEEYLRKWEKKNFFDFEFKTNINPEGTHSEFYWSQEFPRAIEWLFYDNIENPVEVTPQQKSIKQ; encoded by the coding sequence ATGAAGTTTAAACTTTACACTGATGAGAGTGATGAAAGAACTGTATATGTAACAGGGAATTTTAATAATTGGAATCCAAAAGACAGTCGATACAAACTTGAACTTACGGATCCCAACAACTATTTTATTGATATTGCTGATGAGATCCTGCCTTCTGATATAGAATATAAGTTTACAAAAGGAGGCTGGGAGAATGTGGAACTTGATAAATACGGAAATATTACTCCAAATCGTAAAGTCAAAAAAGCATCAGGTGAAGTTTCAGATACTGTAGAAAAGTGGAGACTCAACTGGGGTCCTTTTAAAGATGAGTTCTTCCCTATTGTAGAAATCATTTCGGAAGAATTTTATATCCCACAACTTGACAGACACCGTAAAGTGTGGGCACTACTACCTTACGATTATTATATTTCGAATAAAAGCTATCCCGTATTATATCTTCAGGATGCCCAAAATCTCTTCAATGAAGGAAGTGAGTATGGAAACTGGGAAATCGACAAAAAACTCTCTATTCTTGCTGAATATGGCCGTGGTGATGTGATAATCATCGCAATTGAACATGGAAGTGAAGAAAGAATAAAAGAATATATATTTGATAATGATCATGTTGCCCACGGGTCTGAGGGCAAAAAATACATCCGATTTATCACAGATACTTTAAAACCATTTGTTGATGAACAGTACCGGACTAAAAAAGACAGGGAAAATACAGGAATCGGTGGTAGTTCTTTAGGCGCCTTGATCAGTATCTACAGTGGATTTCTTTATCCAGAAGTATATTCTAAGCTCTTAATTTTCTCACCATCGCTTTGGGTAGAACCAAATAATAATTTCCCAATGATGAATTTCAGAGTGCCTTTTAAAACAAAAATTTATTTATATGGTGGTGGGCAGGAAGGAGCCAAAATGGTAAAACGAATCCATGTCTTTGAAGAATATTTAAGAAAATGGGAGAAAAAAAATTTCTTTGATTTTGAATTCAAAACCAATATCAACCCTGAAGGTACACATAGTGAATTCTATTGGTCTCAGGAATTTCCAAGGGCTATTGAATGGCTATTTTATGATAACATAGAAAACCCTGTAGAAGTAACCCCACAACAAAAAAGCATTAAACAGTAA